A single region of the Nocardioides aquaticus genome encodes:
- a CDS encoding response regulator: MAEPDVTGPEPGSQRPVRVFLLDDHEIVRRGIRDLLSSEPGIEVVGESGSAVEAVEQILALAPDVAVLDGRLPDGSGVDVCRDVRSANPDIAALILTSFDDDEALFSAIMAGAAGYVLKQVRGNELIDTVRRVAAGQSTLDPAVTTAVLERLRTGAQQASAIDQLTGQEQKILALIGEGMTNRQIASTIFLAEKTVKNYVSSLLAKLGLDSRTQAAIFATKNLPDRS, from the coding sequence GTGGCCGAACCCGACGTGACCGGACCGGAGCCAGGGTCGCAGCGACCCGTCCGGGTCTTCCTCCTCGACGACCACGAGATCGTCCGCCGCGGCATCCGCGACCTGCTCTCCTCCGAGCCCGGCATCGAGGTCGTGGGGGAGTCCGGCTCGGCGGTCGAGGCGGTCGAGCAGATCCTGGCCCTGGCACCCGACGTCGCCGTCCTCGACGGTCGCCTGCCCGACGGGTCCGGCGTGGACGTGTGCCGCGACGTGCGCTCGGCCAACCCCGACATCGCCGCCCTGATCCTGACCTCCTTCGACGACGACGAGGCACTGTTCTCCGCGATCATGGCCGGCGCGGCCGGCTACGTCCTCAAGCAGGTGCGCGGCAACGAGCTGATCGACACCGTGCGCCGGGTCGCGGCCGGGCAGTCGACGCTGGACCCGGCGGTGACCACCGCCGTCCTCGAGCGGCTGCGCACCGGCGCCCAGCAGGCCTCGGCGATCGACCAGCTCACCGGCCAGGAGCAGAAGATCCTGGCCCTGATCGGTGAGGGGATGACGAACCGCCAGATCGCCTCGACGATCTTCCTGGCCGAGAAGACGGTCAAGAACTACGTCTCCTCGCTGCTGGCCAAGCTGGGGCTCGACAGCCGCACCCAGGCCGCCATCTTCGCCACCAAGAACCTGCCCGACCGGTCCTGA
- a CDS encoding GAF domain-containing sensor histidine kinase: MEQGPDREPVTEGRTHRWSLLLEAVIGLARTGQVDDLLARLVHLGASLVRARYVVLSVVGPDSVEPSRLFMEHGTAPPPGEDLLVPGAWMEVPVRVGDQVFGHLRLVASTTFDEEDEEIVVALAAAAGVTIENARLHSEARRRERWLAATAEITARLLEQTTEIDALQLVADRARELAGATVSWVISGADEDGLELRVVSGADIDIEYMRTLPLDQSMARSVLSSGEPLRLDDLSRDQRVSRHGLIPGWPRLGPGIVVPLQADGARGALGLGWEPVDRDRFDRLESALPAGFAQQASLALKVSQAQADQRQLAVLRDRDRIGRDLHDVVIQRLFAVGLGLESIGRLPPEQHAQRLDDAVEQIDETIRDLRTAIHQLRRAGQTRDVHEQVCDVVAWSEPVLGFRPYLRFTGPVRTGIPDAVVPDLLAVLTEAISNAGRHAQATTLRVEVTVRDDAVVLVVRDDGRGIGDPERDSGLGNMRHRALRHGGRLTLGGGVGQGTEVRWEVPLAPPRALA; this comes from the coding sequence GTGGAGCAGGGACCGGACCGGGAGCCGGTGACAGAGGGCCGTACGCACCGGTGGAGCCTGCTGCTCGAGGCCGTCATCGGCCTCGCGCGCACCGGGCAGGTCGACGACCTGCTGGCCCGCCTGGTGCACCTCGGGGCGTCCCTCGTCCGGGCCCGGTACGTCGTGCTCAGCGTCGTCGGACCGGACTCGGTCGAGCCGTCACGGCTCTTCATGGAGCACGGCACCGCGCCGCCGCCGGGGGAGGACCTCCTGGTGCCGGGGGCGTGGATGGAGGTCCCGGTCCGCGTGGGCGACCAGGTCTTCGGGCACCTGCGCCTGGTGGCCTCGACGACGTTCGACGAGGAGGACGAGGAGATCGTCGTCGCGCTCGCGGCGGCGGCCGGCGTCACCATCGAGAACGCGCGCCTGCACTCCGAGGCACGGCGCCGCGAGCGGTGGCTCGCCGCGACCGCCGAGATCACCGCACGCCTGCTGGAGCAGACCACCGAGATCGACGCGCTGCAGCTGGTCGCCGACCGCGCCCGGGAGCTCGCGGGCGCCACGGTCTCCTGGGTGATCTCCGGTGCCGACGAGGACGGGCTCGAGCTGCGCGTGGTGTCCGGGGCCGACATCGACATCGAGTACATGCGGACCCTGCCCCTGGACCAGTCGATGGCCCGGAGCGTGCTGAGCTCGGGTGAGCCGCTGCGCCTCGACGACCTCTCGCGCGACCAGCGGGTCTCCCGGCACGGGCTGATCCCCGGCTGGCCGCGGCTCGGACCGGGCATCGTGGTCCCGTTGCAGGCCGACGGCGCGCGCGGCGCGCTGGGGCTGGGCTGGGAGCCGGTGGACCGGGACCGGTTCGACCGGCTCGAGTCGGCGCTGCCGGCCGGGTTCGCCCAGCAGGCGTCGCTGGCGCTCAAGGTCTCCCAGGCGCAGGCCGACCAGCGCCAGCTGGCCGTCCTCCGCGACCGGGACCGGATCGGCCGCGACCTGCACGACGTGGTCATCCAGCGCCTCTTCGCGGTCGGCCTCGGCCTGGAGTCCATCGGACGGCTGCCTCCCGAGCAGCACGCGCAGCGCCTCGACGACGCCGTGGAGCAGATCGACGAGACGATCCGCGACCTGCGCACGGCGATCCACCAGCTCCGCCGTGCCGGTCAGACGCGCGACGTGCACGAGCAGGTCTGCGACGTGGTCGCGTGGTCGGAGCCGGTGCTGGGCTTCCGGCCCTACCTGCGCTTCACCGGGCCGGTGCGCACCGGCATCCCCGACGCGGTCGTGCCGGACCTGCTCGCCGTGCTGACCGAGGCGATCAGCAACGCCGGTCGGCACGCCCAGGCCACGACGCTGCGGGTCGAGGTGACGGTGCGCGACGACGCCGTCGTCCTGGTGGTGCGCGACGACGGCCGGGGCATCGGTGACCCCGAGCGCGACAGCGGACTGGGCAACATGCGCCACCGCGCCCTGCGCCACGGCGGCCGGCTCACCCTCGGCGGCGGCGTCGGCCAGGGCACGGAGGTGCGGTGGGAGGTCCCGCTGGCGCCGCCCCGGGCGCTGGCCTGA